A DNA window from Candidatus Sulfidibacterium hydrothermale contains the following coding sequences:
- a CDS encoding metallophosphoesterase, translating into MVRHELPLYSHQYLLLGVLFFADMYLWSALRKSIFNYRFWHKYLISFLFWLPLMMVGVMIIGMFFKPIQDWNDVFRTYWVGFILVFYTAKVFPLIFLLIADLWRVIQKVPVMINKNQRRELALVNGNGHGISRSKFLQYMGYLSGGLVLGTMLTGMFKWVYEFNIVHERLRFKRLPKAFDGLRIVQISDLHLGTWKSEKPLEEAVKRIQALHPDMILFTGDLVNYTTKEAFRFEKVLRQLKAPMGIYCTLGNHDYGNYVNWPSKAAKQRNMNQLYALYKRMGWKLLNNRHVKFTRGNQQIALVGVENWGAHPRFPKRGDLKKAAHGLEPDIFKLLMSHDPTHWDYVVIPQHFDMDLTLSGHTHGFQFGIESKEFKWSPAQYLYKEWAGLYTDKASGRQIYVNRGLGSIGYPGRIGILPEITLIELRTA; encoded by the coding sequence GTGGTAAGGCACGAACTGCCGCTGTACAGTCATCAGTATCTGCTGCTCGGCGTGCTCTTTTTTGCCGATATGTACCTGTGGTCGGCATTACGGAAATCTATTTTTAACTATCGTTTTTGGCATAAATACCTGATTTCGTTTTTGTTTTGGCTTCCGCTGATGATGGTCGGCGTGATGATTATCGGCATGTTTTTTAAACCCATACAGGACTGGAACGATGTTTTCCGGACGTACTGGGTGGGTTTTATCCTGGTGTTTTACACGGCTAAAGTGTTTCCGCTGATTTTTTTGTTGATTGCCGATTTGTGGCGGGTGATACAAAAGGTGCCGGTGATGATAAACAAAAATCAGCGAAGGGAACTGGCTTTGGTAAACGGAAACGGCCACGGCATCAGCCGAAGTAAATTTTTGCAATACATGGGATACCTTTCGGGCGGACTGGTGCTGGGAACCATGCTCACCGGCATGTTTAAATGGGTGTATGAGTTTAACATTGTCCACGAAAGACTTCGTTTCAAGCGACTGCCGAAAGCTTTTGACGGGTTGCGGATTGTTCAGATTTCGGATTTGCATTTGGGAACCTGGAAATCGGAAAAGCCGTTGGAAGAAGCGGTGAAACGGATACAGGCCCTTCATCCGGATATGATTTTGTTTACCGGTGATTTGGTGAATTACACCACGAAAGAGGCTTTTCGCTTTGAAAAGGTACTGCGACAGTTAAAAGCGCCCATGGGTATTTATTGCACATTGGGCAACCACGATTACGGTAACTATGTGAACTGGCCCAGTAAAGCCGCCAAGCAGCGGAATATGAATCAGCTGTATGCGCTGTACAAACGCATGGGGTGGAAGCTGCTGAACAACCGGCATGTGAAGTTTACCCGCGGCAATCAGCAAATAGCCCTGGTGGGCGTGGAAAACTGGGGGGCACATCCGCGCTTTCCCAAGCGGGGCGACCTGAAAAAAGCGGCACACGGACTGGAACCGGATATTTTCAAGCTGCTGATGTCGCACGACCCGACGCATTGGGATTATGTGGTCATTCCGCAACATTTTGATATGGATTTAACCTTGTCGGGGCACACACATGGTTTTCAGTTTGGTATCGAGTCGAAAGAATTTAAATGGAGTCCGGCGCAGTATCTGTACAAAGAATGGGCCGGATTGTACACCGACAAAGCTTCGGGCCGGCAGATTTACGTAAACCGCGGGCTGGGTTCCATTGGCTACCCGGGACGTATCGGCATTTTGCCCGAAATTACGCTGATTGAGCTGCGGACGGCGTGA
- a CDS encoding homoaconitate hydratase family protein, translated as MSGKTFAEKIFGAETGSIVFKKPDIILSHDNTASIFNTFRKMNGEKVKYPEQLLIVLDHNAPPTSAKLANQYQRIREIVHEQGITKFHDAGKGICHQIMADYAKPGMLIVGSDSHTCTAGAFNAFAAGIDRTETAGLWRQGETWFRVPESLKITLHGKLRPGVYAKDISLWIIGMIGARGADYMSIEYHGDGVRNLTVSQRMTLANLASEMGAKNAVFPLDDVLREYLGDSYSGEGVWADADAKYAKEIEIDLSELFPVVAAPHQVDNVKAVSEVQGTPLHEAMVGTCTNGRLEDLRVAAGIMKGKKLPQDFQMVIVPASQKIYRQAMKEGLIDIFLDAGANVLSASCGPCLGTGQGIPADGYNVISTANRNFKGRMGNKEASIYLASPATVAYSALAGKIVDPRGTEHHDKFPYSLPQTNTVTIAEDDNRRINGVWNYKDVNDLNTDQMFAGNLTYSVLSSEPEKIMPHLFKGFDVHFSERVQKGDIIIAGSNFGCGSSREHPAVGLAYAGVQAVICKSVNRIFYRSSVNQGLPIILLPEAVDAYQPGDTVSVDFKNGVIKINDKTFHFAPLPEKLTGIFEARGLVNYIREHAR; from the coding sequence ATGAGCGGAAAAACATTTGCTGAGAAAATTTTTGGCGCCGAAACGGGCAGCATTGTGTTTAAAAAGCCGGATATTATTTTGTCGCACGACAATACGGCTTCGATTTTTAATACCTTCCGGAAAATGAACGGCGAGAAGGTGAAATATCCTGAGCAACTGTTGATTGTGCTGGACCACAATGCGCCGCCGACATCGGCCAAACTGGCTAACCAGTATCAACGTATCCGCGAGATTGTGCACGAGCAGGGCATCACCAAATTTCATGATGCGGGCAAGGGAATCTGCCATCAGATTATGGCCGATTATGCCAAGCCGGGCATGCTGATTGTAGGCAGCGACAGCCATACCTGTACGGCGGGGGCTTTTAATGCTTTTGCTGCGGGGATTGATCGTACCGAAACAGCCGGACTGTGGCGGCAGGGCGAAACGTGGTTTCGTGTGCCGGAATCGCTGAAAATTACGCTGCACGGCAAGCTGCGGCCGGGGGTGTATGCCAAAGATATTTCGCTGTGGATTATCGGGATGATTGGTGCCCGCGGGGCCGATTACATGTCCATTGAGTACCACGGCGACGGGGTGCGTAACCTGACGGTTTCGCAACGCATGACGCTGGCCAACCTGGCGTCGGAAATGGGGGCCAAAAATGCGGTTTTTCCGCTGGACGATGTGCTGCGTGAATATCTCGGTGACAGCTATTCGGGCGAAGGCGTTTGGGCCGATGCCGATGCCAAATATGCCAAAGAAATTGAAATTGATTTGTCGGAACTGTTTCCGGTGGTGGCAGCGCCACACCAGGTGGACAACGTAAAAGCGGTATCGGAAGTGCAAGGCACACCGTTGCACGAAGCTATGGTGGGAACCTGTACCAACGGACGGCTGGAAGACCTGCGGGTGGCGGCCGGAATTATGAAAGGGAAAAAGCTGCCGCAGGATTTCCAGATGGTGATTGTGCCGGCTTCGCAGAAAATTTATCGCCAGGCGATGAAAGAAGGGCTGATAGATATTTTTCTGGATGCGGGCGCCAACGTGCTGTCGGCATCGTGCGGACCGTGTCTCGGAACGGGGCAGGGTATTCCGGCCGATGGTTACAACGTGATTTCGACGGCCAACCGGAACTTTAAAGGACGCATGGGCAACAAAGAAGCTTCGATTTACCTGGCTTCGCCGGCTACGGTGGCTTATTCGGCACTGGCCGGCAAAATTGTGGACCCGCGCGGCACGGAACATCACGATAAATTCCCCTATTCGTTGCCGCAAACCAATACGGTAACCATTGCCGAAGACGATAACCGCCGCATCAACGGGGTGTGGAATTACAAAGATGTGAATGACCTGAACACCGACCAGATGTTTGCCGGAAACCTGACATACAGTGTGTTGAGTTCGGAACCGGAAAAGATTATGCCGCACCTTTTTAAAGGTTTCGATGTGCATTTCAGCGAGCGGGTGCAAAAAGGCGACATCATCATAGCGGGTTCCAACTTCGGTTGTGGCAGCTCGCGTGAACATCCGGCCGTGGGACTGGCTTACGCCGGCGTGCAGGCGGTGATTTGTAAATCGGTGAACCGGATTTTTTACCGCTCGTCGGTGAACCAGGGACTGCCGATTATCCTGCTGCCGGAAGCGGTGGATGCTTATCAGCCGGGCGACACGGTTTCGGTGGACTTTAAAAACGGGGTGATAAAAATTAATGACAAAACTTTTCATTTTGCTCCGTTACCGGAAAAGCTGACGGGTATTTTTGAAGCCCGCGGACTGGTGAACTATATTCGGGAACATGCCCGTTAG
- a CDS encoding M23 family metallopeptidase: protein METPPKKEKWFRKLRHKYRFVLFNEITFEERISFKLSRFQVLLFLVAMAISFIAITFLVIAYTPLKEYIPGYPDIEQKKELYHLNRLADSLMADARQKSLYIQNIKRIIENKENTAPPPPPEVKTKNYDTITDRKSPEDSLLRVSFENQTRFNLFPGKAPYIGNAEIYQQNFFLPLNGIITSKFDPLQKHYGIDIVAPHNDAVKSVLDGTVIFSGWTLETGYVLIIQHANNLLSVYKHNAVLLKHEGDLVKAGEPVAIAGNSGELTTGPHLHFELWYNGKPVNPVNYINFK from the coding sequence ATGGAAACACCACCGAAAAAAGAAAAATGGTTCCGTAAACTCCGCCATAAGTACCGGTTTGTTCTTTTTAATGAAATTACTTTTGAAGAGCGAATCAGTTTTAAACTAAGCCGGTTTCAGGTGCTGCTGTTTTTAGTGGCTATGGCCATCTCTTTCATTGCCATTACTTTTCTTGTCATCGCCTATACTCCGTTGAAAGAGTATATTCCGGGATACCCCGACATTGAACAAAAAAAAGAACTCTATCATTTAAACCGGCTGGCCGACTCACTGATGGCCGATGCCCGGCAAAAGTCGCTTTATATACAAAACATCAAGCGTATTATTGAAAACAAAGAAAACACGGCTCCGCCACCGCCACCGGAAGTAAAAACCAAAAATTACGACACCATTACCGATCGCAAATCACCTGAAGACAGCCTGTTGCGTGTTTCTTTTGAAAATCAAACCCGTTTCAATCTTTTCCCCGGGAAAGCCCCATACATAGGAAATGCAGAAATTTACCAACAGAACTTTTTCCTTCCGCTCAACGGAATTATCACTTCCAAATTTGATCCGCTACAAAAACATTACGGAATTGACATTGTTGCCCCACACAACGACGCCGTGAAATCAGTACTGGACGGCACTGTTATTTTTTCCGGGTGGACACTTGAAACTGGTTATGTCCTGATTATTCAGCATGCCAACAACCTGCTTTCCGTGTATAAACACAATGCGGTTTTACTCAAGCACGAAGGCGATCTGGTAAAAGCCGGCGAACCGGTAGCCATCGCCGGAAATTCGGGAGAATTAACTACCGGTCCCCATCTCCATTTCGAATTGTGGTACAACGGCAAACCGGTAAACCCGGTCAACTATATCAATTTTAAATGA
- the dxr gene encoding 1-deoxy-D-xylulose-5-phosphate reductoisomerase, with the protein MKKKIALFGSTGSIGKQTLEVIAVQSNFFEIEVLTANNRADLLIEQARQFTPNAVVIGNEDKYRYVADALQPEGIKVYAGEEAIRQIAAMESIDLAVMAILGFHALKPLLAILENKKPVALANKEALVIAGEIVMETARKNRVPVIPIDSEHAAIFQCLIGETGNLPEKIILTASGGPFSRENPESLANITPEQALQHPTWEMGPKTTIDSATLMNKGLEVMEARWLFGLKPHQIELLIHPQSVVHALVYFQDGAVKTLLSQPDMHIPIQYALSFPQRLQNPYPRLDLAAVGQLTFTTPDIKKFRNLALAFEAMEKGGNMPCILNAANEIAVEAFLQKKIGFMNIPDIIEKCMQTLPYVAHPTLENYFSTDKECRIKAKEYIQKTKK; encoded by the coding sequence ATGAAGAAAAAGATTGCCCTTTTCGGTTCAACGGGATCCATCGGCAAACAAACCCTGGAAGTGATTGCAGTACAAAGTAACTTCTTTGAAATTGAAGTACTTACTGCTAACAACCGTGCCGACCTTCTCATTGAACAAGCCCGGCAATTTACCCCCAACGCGGTTGTTATCGGCAATGAAGATAAATACCGATATGTGGCCGATGCGTTGCAACCGGAAGGCATAAAAGTATATGCAGGTGAAGAGGCTATCCGGCAAATTGCGGCTATGGAAAGTATTGACCTGGCTGTAATGGCCATTCTCGGGTTTCATGCACTCAAACCCCTGCTGGCGATACTGGAAAACAAAAAGCCGGTGGCATTGGCTAATAAAGAAGCACTGGTCATTGCCGGTGAGATCGTCATGGAAACCGCCCGGAAAAACCGGGTTCCGGTTATTCCCATCGATTCGGAACATGCGGCCATCTTCCAGTGTCTGATTGGAGAAACAGGCAATCTGCCCGAAAAAATTATTCTTACCGCTTCAGGAGGCCCTTTTTCAAGAGAAAATCCGGAATCACTGGCAAACATCACTCCGGAACAAGCACTGCAACATCCCACATGGGAAATGGGGCCGAAAACCACCATCGATTCTGCTACATTGATGAACAAAGGGCTGGAAGTCATGGAAGCCCGTTGGCTTTTCGGATTAAAACCGCACCAAATCGAACTCCTGATCCATCCGCAGTCGGTAGTTCATGCCCTGGTTTACTTTCAGGACGGAGCCGTAAAAACATTACTGAGCCAACCGGACATGCACATTCCCATTCAATACGCCTTAAGTTTTCCGCAACGGCTTCAGAATCCGTATCCCCGGCTTGATCTGGCTGCCGTGGGACAGCTCACTTTTACCACGCCGGATATCAAAAAATTTCGTAACCTTGCACTCGCTTTTGAAGCGATGGAAAAAGGCGGGAATATGCCTTGTATTCTTAACGCTGCCAACGAAATAGCGGTGGAAGCATTCCTTCAAAAAAAGATCGGTTTTATGAACATACCCGATATTATTGAAAAATGCATGCAAACGCTTCCGTATGTAGCTCATCCCACACTGGAAAATTATTTTTCCACGGATAAAGAATGCAGGATAAAGGCAAAAGAATACATACAAAAAACAAAAAAGTAA
- the rseP gene encoding RIP metalloprotease RseP encodes MVVLIKILQLLLSLSILVIIHEFGHFAAAKIFKTKVEKFYLFFNPWFSIFKFNYKGTEYGLGWIPLGGYVKIAGMIDESMDKEQMKKPPQPWEFRSKPAWQRLIIMLGGVTMNVVLAIIIYVGLLAHYGEEYLPTQEVNKYGIVADSLAREMGFRNGDKILTIGGKKVTDFQKIPMEIVLNEAQTATVLRDGKKVVIHFPEGSLRQLIKQKSPYFLAPRIPFVAGNFTKNSAAKKAGLEVGDTLLGINGKYLKYFDAFRQEVQKHKNQTILLIAKRGNDTLRLKVHLGSDGLLGVYPKSNLNDFFHLNQKKYNLIQAIPAGFERTWAGIGNYLKQLKLIFSPKVKAYENVGGFITIGNIFPAQWHWESFWRLTAFLSIMLAILNVLPIPALDGGHVLFLLYEIIARRKPSDKFLEYAQIVGMVILFTLLILANGNDIIKLFKH; translated from the coding sequence ATGGTCGTACTCATCAAAATATTACAGTTGCTGTTAAGCTTGTCTATCCTGGTTATCATCCATGAATTCGGGCATTTTGCAGCAGCCAAAATCTTTAAAACCAAAGTAGAAAAGTTCTATCTGTTTTTCAATCCGTGGTTCTCCATTTTTAAATTCAATTACAAAGGCACCGAATACGGTCTGGGATGGATTCCGCTGGGCGGTTATGTGAAAATTGCCGGGATGATTGATGAATCCATGGACAAAGAACAAATGAAAAAGCCGCCGCAACCGTGGGAATTTCGTTCAAAACCGGCCTGGCAACGACTCATTATCATGCTGGGCGGGGTAACCATGAATGTGGTACTGGCTATCATCATTTACGTTGGTTTACTGGCACATTACGGCGAAGAATATCTGCCTACACAAGAAGTAAACAAATACGGAATTGTAGCCGACAGCCTGGCCCGGGAAATGGGATTTCGTAACGGGGATAAGATCCTGACCATCGGCGGGAAAAAAGTAACCGATTTTCAGAAAATCCCCATGGAAATTGTACTGAACGAAGCCCAAACGGCTACCGTTCTCCGGGACGGAAAAAAGGTGGTTATCCATTTTCCCGAAGGAAGCCTTCGCCAGCTGATCAAACAGAAATCGCCTTATTTTCTGGCGCCACGTATTCCTTTTGTAGCCGGGAACTTTACAAAAAACTCCGCCGCCAAAAAAGCCGGGCTGGAAGTCGGCGATACTTTACTCGGTATCAACGGAAAATATTTGAAATATTTTGATGCTTTCCGTCAGGAAGTACAAAAGCATAAGAATCAAACCATTTTGTTGATTGCCAAAAGAGGGAACGATACCCTCCGGCTAAAAGTTCACCTGGGAAGTGACGGCCTTCTGGGAGTTTATCCCAAAAGCAACTTAAATGACTTTTTCCATCTGAATCAAAAGAAATATAATCTTATTCAGGCCATTCCGGCCGGTTTCGAACGCACCTGGGCTGGTATCGGAAATTACCTGAAACAGCTGAAACTCATCTTTTCGCCGAAAGTAAAAGCATACGAAAATGTAGGAGGATTCATTACCATTGGTAATATTTTTCCGGCCCAGTGGCACTGGGAAAGTTTCTGGCGACTAACCGCTTTCCTATCCATCATGCTGGCCATTTTGAATGTTTTACCCATTCCGGCACTGGACGGAGGCCATGTGTTATTCCTGCTATACGAGATCATTGCCCGGCGTAAACCCAGCGACAAATTTCTGGAATATGCCCAAATCGTGGGAATGGTTATCCTGTTCACCCTGTTAATTTTAGCTAACGGAAACGATATCATCAAACTTTTTAAACATTAG
- a CDS encoding HAD family hydrolase, producing the protein MWTLQIPGWKNLQIEYLVFDYNGTLAVDGKKLPGVDSLLQELAHFFEIHVVTADTFGLAAKELENLPCTLKILPKENQAEAKQQYIQKLGAEKTVAIGNGRNDHLMLKEAALGIVLLQEEGAAYDTLAAADVVCREITDALQLFLNPKRLIATLRG; encoded by the coding sequence ATGTGGACACTTCAAATTCCCGGATGGAAGAATCTACAAATCGAATACCTCGTTTTTGATTATAACGGTACTCTGGCCGTAGACGGCAAAAAATTGCCGGGAGTAGATTCCTTGCTGCAAGAACTGGCTCATTTTTTTGAAATTCACGTGGTAACTGCCGACACTTTCGGGCTGGCAGCAAAAGAACTGGAAAACCTGCCTTGTACATTGAAAATATTACCAAAAGAAAATCAGGCAGAAGCCAAACAGCAATACATTCAAAAATTGGGAGCAGAAAAAACGGTTGCCATAGGAAACGGACGAAACGACCACCTTATGCTGAAAGAAGCCGCTTTAGGAATTGTTTTGTTACAGGAAGAAGGGGCAGCTTATGATACCCTGGCTGCCGCCGATGTCGTTTGCCGGGAAATTACCGATGCCTTACAACTGTTTTTAAACCCCAAACGCCTGATTGCTACCCTGCGCGGATAG
- a CDS encoding DEAD/DEAH box helicase gives MKFQELHLSDNLLEAISFMGFEEATPIQEQAIPAIQQHKDLIACAQTGTGKTAAFILPVLDELAKDNTHETKVLVIVPTRELALQIDQQIQGFAYFTPVESMAIYGGGTGSEWDQQKRALTSGTEIIVATPGKLISHLNMGYVKFDHVKYLILDEADRMLDMGFYDDIQKIITYLPKERQTLMFSATMPPKIKQLASKALKNPVEITIGLSKPAEGVLQAAYLTYENQKTPLIIHLLADKPDVKSILIFSSTKKKVNDIVRGLRGKGFQVEGISSDLEQNQREEVLRGFRSKRVRVLVATDVLSRGIDIKDIDIVINYDVPGDAEDYVHRVGRTARAATSGLAITLINENDMRSFQQIEALIGYDVMKLPLPAELGEGPKWNPKSAPRRFSRNSPRKGKQHSRNHSHENQKKFHRKSRNKPPRGKKS, from the coding sequence ATGAAATTTCAAGAACTCCATTTGTCCGACAATTTGTTGGAAGCCATTTCTTTTATGGGCTTTGAAGAGGCTACACCTATCCAGGAACAAGCCATTCCGGCCATTCAACAGCATAAAGATTTAATTGCCTGTGCCCAAACCGGCACAGGAAAAACGGCAGCTTTTATCTTACCGGTTTTAGACGAACTGGCCAAAGACAATACACACGAAACCAAAGTACTGGTCATTGTTCCTACCCGCGAACTGGCCTTGCAAATTGACCAGCAAATACAAGGCTTTGCCTATTTTACTCCTGTAGAATCCATGGCGATTTATGGCGGCGGTACCGGTTCGGAATGGGACCAACAAAAACGGGCACTCACTTCCGGAACGGAAATTATCGTGGCTACGCCCGGCAAACTTATCTCGCATCTGAACATGGGCTATGTAAAATTTGACCATGTAAAATACCTGATCCTTGACGAGGCCGACCGTATGCTGGATATGGGATTTTACGATGACATTCAAAAAATCATTACCTATTTGCCCAAAGAGCGCCAAACGTTAATGTTTAGCGCCACCATGCCACCCAAAATCAAGCAACTGGCATCCAAAGCATTAAAGAATCCTGTTGAAATTACCATCGGGCTGTCAAAACCGGCTGAAGGCGTCCTGCAGGCAGCCTATCTCACGTATGAAAATCAGAAAACGCCATTGATCATTCACCTGCTGGCCGACAAACCCGATGTAAAAAGCATCCTGATCTTCAGCTCCACCAAAAAAAAGGTGAACGATATTGTAAGAGGCTTACGGGGAAAAGGCTTTCAGGTAGAAGGCATCTCCTCCGATTTAGAACAAAATCAACGCGAAGAAGTACTGCGTGGTTTTCGTTCGAAACGGGTACGTGTTTTGGTGGCTACGGATGTTTTGAGCCGGGGCATTGATATTAAGGATATTGACATTGTGATTAACTACGATGTCCCGGGCGATGCAGAAGATTATGTGCATCGCGTAGGACGAACAGCAAGAGCTGCCACATCCGGTCTGGCCATTACGCTCATTAATGAAAACGACATGCGTAGCTTTCAACAAATTGAAGCCCTGATTGGTTATGACGTAATGAAACTTCCCTTGCCGGCCGAACTGGGAGAAGGCCCGAAATGGAATCCCAAATCCGCTCCACGGCGTTTTTCACGAAATTCTCCCCGGAAAGGAAAGCAGCATTCACGGAACCATTCCCATGAAAACCAGAAAAAATTTCATCGCAAAAGCCGGAACAAACCTCCACGGGGAAAGAAAAGTTAA
- a CDS encoding U32 family peptidase: protein MTAKDIEIMAPVGSYESLTAAIQGGADAVYFGIGNLNMRSRSSKNFTLDDLVKISAICHENNIRSYITLNTEIYDEDLSLMREIVDAAKENQITAVIASDQAVIQYAYQKGVEIHISTQSNICNIEAVKFYSRYADVMVTARELRLDQVKAITTAIREQDIRGPRGELVQIEIFAHGALCMAVSGKCYLSLDNLNSSANRGACLQPCRRKYTVKDTESDLELVVDGKYIMSPKDLNTIAFLDKILDAGVRVLKLEGRGRSPEYVKIISQTYREAVNAWFEGNYTPENVARWNAQLSRVYNRGFWDGYYLGRKLGEWTEDYGNQATERKMYIGKITNFYSKIGVAELKMETGQLKVGDKIMVIGSTTGVYEDSLSEIRRELEPVTAVKKGDICSFPAKTLLRRGDKLYKVVKADASIPNLIQH from the coding sequence ATGACGGCAAAGGATATTGAAATTATGGCACCGGTGGGCTCGTACGAGTCGCTAACAGCGGCTATTCAGGGAGGCGCTGATGCCGTGTATTTTGGCATTGGAAACCTGAATATGCGTTCCCGTTCATCAAAAAACTTTACCCTGGACGATTTGGTAAAGATTTCGGCCATTTGTCATGAAAACAATATCCGGTCTTATATTACGCTGAACACGGAAATCTACGATGAAGATCTTTCGCTGATGCGGGAGATTGTAGATGCTGCCAAAGAAAATCAAATTACGGCTGTTATTGCTTCAGATCAGGCTGTTATTCAGTACGCTTACCAGAAAGGAGTAGAAATTCATATTTCCACACAGAGCAATATCTGCAATATTGAGGCGGTAAAATTTTATTCCCGTTATGCCGATGTCATGGTTACGGCCCGCGAATTACGGCTCGATCAGGTAAAGGCCATTACTACGGCCATTCGAGAACAGGATATCCGGGGGCCGCGCGGAGAGTTGGTCCAGATTGAGATTTTTGCTCATGGTGCTTTGTGTATGGCTGTTTCCGGAAAATGTTACCTGAGTCTTGATAACCTGAATTCTTCGGCGAACCGTGGTGCCTGCTTGCAGCCCTGCCGTAGAAAGTATACGGTGAAAGATACCGAATCGGATTTGGAACTGGTGGTGGACGGAAAGTACATCATGTCACCGAAAGATTTGAATACCATTGCTTTTCTGGATAAAATCTTGGATGCCGGGGTGCGGGTGTTAAAACTGGAGGGCCGTGGCCGTTCGCCGGAATATGTAAAAATCATTTCGCAGACTTATCGTGAAGCGGTAAATGCCTGGTTCGAAGGAAACTATACTCCGGAAAATGTTGCCCGGTGGAATGCACAACTCTCGCGGGTTTATAATCGTGGTTTTTGGGATGGTTATTATCTGGGTCGAAAATTGGGCGAATGGACCGAAGATTATGGTAACCAGGCGACTGAACGAAAAATGTATATCGGAAAAATTACCAATTTTTATAGCAAAATCGGGGTGGCTGAGCTTAAAATGGAAACCGGTCAGCTAAAAGTCGGCGATAAAATTATGGTAATCGGCAGCACCACCGGTGTTTATGAAGACTCTCTTTCGGAGATCAGACGGGAGCTGGAACCGGTTACTGCAGTGAAAAAAGGAGATATTTGCTCCTTTCCGGCCAAAACGTTGCTGCGACGGGGTGATAAATTGTATAAAGTAGTAAAGGCGGATGCTTCTATCCCCAATCTTATTCAGCATTAA
- the queA gene encoding tRNA preQ1(34) S-adenosylmethionine ribosyltransferase-isomerase QueA — MKLSQFKFDLPKELIASHPPKDREDCRMMVVDRKKQTVEHRNFRDILEYFDDGDTFVINNTKVFPARLYGEKEKTGAKIEVFLLRELNRESRLWDVMVDPARKIRIGNKLYFGEDETLVAEVIDNTTSRGRTLRFLFDGPYEEFKATLKRLGETPLPKIHGRPVEPEDEERFQTIYAKHEGAVAAPTAGLHFSRELMKRLEIIGVNFAEITLHTGLGNFREIEVEDLTKHKVDSEELIVTPEAAEIINRSIENKKRVVAVGTTSMKALESTVSITGKIKPFKGWTNKFIFPPYEFKTAHAMVTNFHLPYSPMFMMVTAYLGYDFAFEVYRQAIKDKYKFFTYGDAMLII, encoded by the coding sequence ATGAAATTATCACAATTTAAATTTGATTTACCAAAAGAATTAATAGCCAGTCATCCGCCCAAAGACCGGGAAGATTGTCGAATGATGGTGGTGGATAGAAAAAAACAGACGGTGGAACATAGGAATTTCAGAGATATTCTGGAATATTTTGACGATGGCGATACGTTTGTGATAAATAATACCAAAGTTTTTCCGGCTCGTTTGTATGGTGAAAAGGAAAAAACAGGAGCAAAAATTGAAGTTTTTTTGCTGCGTGAGCTGAACCGGGAAAGCCGGTTGTGGGACGTGATGGTCGATCCTGCCCGAAAAATAAGAATTGGTAATAAACTGTATTTTGGTGAAGATGAAACCCTGGTGGCAGAGGTTATCGATAATACCACTTCGCGGGGCCGGACTCTTCGTTTTTTGTTTGATGGCCCTTACGAAGAATTTAAAGCTACCCTGAAACGGCTGGGAGAAACCCCGTTGCCGAAAATTCATGGCCGGCCGGTAGAGCCAGAAGACGAAGAACGTTTTCAAACCATTTATGCTAAACACGAAGGGGCTGTGGCTGCTCCTACCGCCGGATTGCATTTCTCGCGTGAATTGATGAAACGTCTTGAGATTATCGGGGTAAATTTTGCTGAAATCACGTTGCATACCGGTCTGGGGAACTTCCGTGAAATTGAAGTGGAAGATCTTACCAAACATAAAGTGGATTCCGAAGAATTGATCGTTACCCCTGAAGCAGCTGAAATCATTAACCGCTCCATCGAAAACAAAAAAAGAGTAGTGGCCGTGGGAACAACCAGTATGAAAGCGCTGGAATCAACCGTTTCCATTACCGGAAAAATCAAACCATTCAAAGGATGGACCAACAAATTCATCTTTCCGCCTTATGAGTTTAAGACAGCGCATGCAATGGTTACCAATTTTCATTTGCCCTATTCTCCCATGTTTATGATGGTAACGGCTTACCTCGGATACGATTTTGCTTTTGAAGTATATCGTCAGGCGATCAAAGACAAATACAAATTTTTCACCTACGGTGATGCCATGCTGATTATTTAG